AGTATGTACGTTAGTGTGGGTAAGGCAGGCACGTGTGAGCCATGAACTCGGCTAAGAGAGATTCACACATGTCCGGGGAGGCACTGAGAAAAGAatgctataaaaaatatatttttatgttttaatataGAAGTTTAGAAGAAAAGTTTAGAAAGTAGTTcctgattttattttgtttccattttttattgtggttaattttaaataatacagTCATATattgaagaaaagaaaatagatCCTTATGATggtaaatcaattttttttcggtgctTCTGTGTCTGggaatgaaaatggaaataagATGGTACGGGACGGGAATTGGGGTCAGGGGCTGGGATGACGATGGCCACGACGACTGGCTGTGGTGATATCATCAAGGTCAGTCACACGGGCGCAAGCGGAGGCAAGTGGAGCGGCAACCTGAATAAGTCGCGCTAAATTGAGCGTCTCAGCGTTAACGAGCCCCGGTGACGGGCGAGAGCCACTAAAGCCAAACTCGTGCACCGGACGTAGCCGGGCGGTACTTCCCTCCCACTGGCACTAGCGCTGCCACCTACGGACTCCTACTAAATGTCCCACTACCCTCCTTTTCACTCCTCAAGGGTCACTTCAATCGCCACAGCCGCCACATGCGGCGCCATGCAATAAAAACCAAGCGCCACTGGCTCCCGGTTTTTGCGTCTCATGCTGTGCAATTTTAACGTTTAAGTGGGACCTGCGTTTagttttccccaaaaaatatcttgaaaaaGTCCAAATGATGGGGAAAACATGACGCTGGCTTTTAATTACCAgaaattaagtttaatttttaaaataatagctgtagttttttttgtttattttattttaaaagattaaCCCATATTGCAAACGAGGGAACTGATTTCTCAACACCCATCCCCTTTTGGCCACGCCCgtgcttttattttatagtttgCCTGGCGCCAGACATTCGCCTAATGGCCGGCAAGGAGAAAGGCCTGTGATCGGAGTCCTGCCGCCTGGCAAATGAAAAGGTCAAATGGTCAGTCAAAACTTGATGATGATTGTGTCTCATTAAAGCATATGGCCATGTTTCTTTTCGAGAGTTTAATGATTGCGTGGCAGTTTATAGGCCGGAAGAGAATGCAAGGAAATGGCCTGGAAAATATTGAATAGGATTTTCTCATGGCGATACGCATACTCCCAGGAAGGACTCTCCACAAATGGTTGTTCAGCATTCCTAATACTCAAAAGTTCCTACTCAAGTGCCATCCACCATCTTGGCCACAATTAAAGCCAATAGTCCTTTCGGTATCCAGCCTATAATAGACACCTGTCTCTCACACCTTGATCTGTCGTTTGGTATCAATTAAGTCTACCTGCCTACCCGCCTTTACCCTCTTCAACTCGTCAATTAAACCATACACATTTTGGAATGTACACTGGAAAATGTTTCgataagaaatagaaaatatgattattaaaattattaaaataataattactaCAGAATTTGAATACGTTTTTATATTcaaatattatatacatattatagcCCTGATAATTTTATCTCCTCTAATTAGATCCTTAAATATTTCTTCCTGtccataaaaaacaaaaaaagaggaCTAAAAGAATAGTAGAAACAACATGAATGCCAAACATCAAAAACTcgtaaacaaaaatgaaaacacaaacaaaacacagTCAACTTTCCCTCTACTTTCTTTACACCCCTATGGCTCTTGGCCCACTTCATCCATTTCCGCCCCCGTCAACCCGATTTTTGTGTGTCTCTcatctttgtttttgtttcgtttgCTTTTGTGTTGTTTACCCTTTGGCTTTTACCGTTCGTTTTGTCGTTGGCCATGTTTTTTAGCATTCgccaaattttgaaaacaaatgCAAACGAAATAAACAAGGGAGGCGGTGATAAAGGTATTTGAAAAGGGGGTGGAGTTGATTGAGAGCCGGCGGAGGTCAAAGGGGGGTAGCCAAAcctttttccccttttggcCGCTTTGACCTTTGGCCAACAAAGCTGGCTCTAAAGAGGAGGGGACAGGCCCGGCACCTCCCCAGCACCTTCCCATTGCGTCTTTCACCTGGCCATGTCCTTGTCATAGTCGTCATCAGCAACGTCCCTCCAACTCGCGCCGCGAAACTtttgaaattataatttaatttgaatgtCATTAAAATTTTCGCGTTTGCCCACGGTCTCTGTCTAACGCACATCTACACACCAGGGTCGTTCCTATCCCGTGCCAGGATATCATATCCATGGCAGCATTCATAAGATTTCcatggaaaattaaaataaaccaagGCGAAACCAAAGCCAGAAAAACTATGAAGCGCTTCTATTTACACAACGAATATTAGTGAATTTAAAATAGGACTCTGTTTATGTTTCGCTTGAAATGTtctcattaaaaaaacaatatcctAAAGTTATTTGGGAACTTAGGAAAATTTAGGAGATATTTAACTTACTTAGGATTTTTCCATTCCTGAGAAAAAAGACAGAGGTTTGGGTGAAGATGATCGACTTCTTCCAATAAGAAATACTTATTTCCTTCGGTCCAGCAACCATTTAACATTATtacttataattttgtttattcagAGAAAGTTGAGCAGtttgttgttttgtatttcagcttggggaaaaaaatatttcgtagcAGGCCATATGAACTCAAATATACTTTTCAAGAATTAAGTGGCGCTCACGCCAACTTTGAAGTTGAAACTTTTATGATAACAGTTGGCAAGAAAAATTACTGAAGTCAGCTGAAACTAAAAGCCAACATTATGTCTTCTAGcagaaatgaaataaaatagctTAAATACGAAGACAACCTCTGCAGAAAATGTGCATGTTTAGGAAAAATTTTCAAGGGGAAAGACTGTGAAATGTGACTTGGAAAATGGGAAGAAAAAGTGCTGCAATTGcacaaaatactaaaaaatatttactaagGCTGAGGGATGTCTTATCTTTTATAAAACAGGCAAGGAAAATATTGGTACCAGTATcccttgaaaaatattatatcaaGTTGGGGCCTCCATGAAACTTATGAGGGTTGCCCGGGAAACACGGCAGTGAATTAGTCAGGGAAAAATGCAAAGAAAACGGAGAAACTCGAGCTAATTTAGCTGAAATGTGCACAAGGAAAGAGGGGACTTAAATTGCCGACTTGCAACTCGCATTTTGGTGGCGTCTTAATGCTATTTTAATTGTGCGGCGGAATAACGTTTAAATTACTGCGGCGCCAGCTGAGAAAGCGGCTTAAGCTGCCGGTCCCCTGCAGACAAGCTGCTTAGCTAAAAGGAAGGGAGCCAAAAGGACTTCTTCGAAGGGCTTCTTGGAGAAGGAAGAAGCAGGCGGTGTAGCTGCAAGGGGCGTGGTAGCGGAGTTATTACACGAGCGCCATCTAATGGGTTGTCAGCATGCAAGGTTCATTTCTCAGTCCAATTCCCAGACCATGTCGTAGCTCAATTTGACGCCAGGACTAGCTGCAGTTTGCAAAAGGACACGACAACGTCAAGGACATGGGCTGGGAAACTCATTTGCCGCCTAGAGTCCGGCCAAGCTGCAGCCTCCCCGGCTCCAATAAAACTGTACTGTTCTGTGAAACTTATTGGGGCATGCCACCAGAAGTTTATTCATTTGGTTTTCCATCCTATATTATtctgtttcaattttatttcgaGTTTTAATTATTCAATGCATTTAAACGACTTGACTTTATCTGTTATTGAGGCTTCTTTCTTTGAAAAGACacagtttttaaagttaattacattttaatttttgagaaGTGTAGAAAAAATGTTTCAGATTCAAAATGAAACTATTATGGAGAATATTCTTTGCAATAAGCTGTGGCTAACCGCACTAATTATGTTTGAAAAGATATTTGCCTAAATCGGTCAAGTGACTCTAATGAAAGCCATATAAGAAAATATGTTTAACGACGTTTCAGGCAAAGGCTCAGGCTCAGGCTCTGGCTCAGAAAACGATACGGGCCACTCGAAAACCGCTGGTGAGTGGCTTCGCGTCAGGTGTGTTGGTTAACCCAAAGGACGGTGCATTGGGTGCAACGAGGGGTGGCACTTTAGAACTTTTCAATGGAACCGAGACCAAGAAAGCAGGCAGCTTTGCATCTCTGCTCAAGTGGCACACCAATACACACATACAACGCAAAGGCAAACACATAAATATTGTAGCACACTAACGGGGGCAGACGACACAAGCACCCAGCAAGTCAACTTGCATTGAAATGTTTGTGACTATGTGTGGTCACAGGAcactaagaaaaataaataagttttattttcatatttgttTATGTCGAATTTTTAATGTCTCTTGAGTAAAATGATAAAATAATACCAATCCTTTAGGTAATTAATACTTGAAGCTTAAATAGCATACCCCACTTATTAATAAAGTTTTCACTTTCTCGCTTTGTTTTCTCACTGTGCTGCTACCGGCACAAATTTATACAATGAGCCCCCGGGGCCAGAGGAAGCCAAGACAAATAGCTTAATGTCTGTTCCTTCTATTTGCAGTTCAAACACACAGCCGGGACAGGATACGGATTAGGGGAAAACAAAAGCCCAGTGGCCGGAGTGGGCGCTGCAAAAACTAAAAGTGCAACAGCTGCCCAGGAAACCAAACTTAACAGAGGCAACCGAAAGCCACAAAGTCCTGGTCCAAATCCGATCCGAACCGAGCGGCGCCTTTCTCTATTCCAGGCTGCGAGGGCCTAGTTCCAGAGCTGCTGCAGTGGGAGAATGTGCAGTGCAACTCACGGGCGGCAGCTTCTAGTGGCAACTGTGGCAGCAGCGGCAAACGCAACCGGATAATAAGTCGTAGATGCGGTATCCCGTAACCGAGTTTAGAATTCGCCGAAAACAGCATCAGTGTCACATCCAGACACTCAACCTGCAGAACTTACCACACAGCTAACTACGGATAGGACACAGTGCCAGAGCCAGTGACGTCAGGTCTAAGTAGGACACCGTCTCCgtcaccgccaccgccaccgccacacATCGCCGCCCGTCTGCTCCAAAGCCCTGCGCATTCGCGTCATGGCCTCCGTTCGTCAGAACAGCCAGCTGTACCGCCCCATCCCCATTCCCCTGCACCTGCAACTGCCGTTGGTGTTGGTGCTGTCGCTGCACCTTTCCGGTGTCTGCGGCGTCATCGACCGCCTGGTGGTGCAGACGTCCTCCGGCCCGGTTCGGGGCCGTTCGGTGACGGTGCAGGGGCGCGAGGTGCACGTCTACACGGGCATCCCGTACGCGAAGCCGCCCGTCGAGGACCTACGCTTCCGGAAGCCGGTGCCGGCAGAGCCATGGCACGGCGTGCTCGATGCCACCCGCCTTTCCGCCACCTGCGTTCAAGAGCGGTAAGTCTGATTGTTAAATTTTGTCTTACATTTCTATGATGGGTTGCAAAATAAACCGGAAAGATGAAGCTTGGCCGGGATTCAGCTATGTTTGGAGTTGACCGGAAAAATGCAGATTTTCATAACTATTTCAGAGGGTTAGGGAAGGGGCATGGATGCCCCACTTCCGTGCTTGACCTAGAATGAAAAATCGCAGCCCGGCTGCAGTGCTAGCTTTGTGTTGACCTAACTATGGTGCCATGACGTCATAACCCTTGCAAAAGCcggtcaaaataaaaaaacgttGCACAGCTTGAGCACCATGCCCCATTGAAATCTCAAAGTTGATTTTGCCATATTTTTGTGGCGCAAACAATGTtctttttgaataaattgacGTCCAACAGAAGTTACGATTATAAGCCATGTAAGTCTTTAAGTTTGTAGAGCAGATACCGAATATCGAATCATTAATTTCCTttaattactttatttattagTACCCTTGGTTAGAAATAAAGGTAATATGCTTTCAGGGAAAGGAAAAGCATTTCATCAGGCTCATTTTGTTGGGACGAAGCTATGGCTCTTGAAAAAAAGAAGCAAAGTTTTTCCGGGGCCACACACCCAAAAGGAAAGTCATCAAAATGTGTGGCAAGAGgaaattagaaaaatatagTGATAAAGGTGAATGGCAGCTGGCTGGAGGTAGAGCCAGAGGCAGAGGTAGAGTCAGAGGCAGCAGCAAAGGAAGAGGAAGTCGAGGAGAAATCGCCTCTTTCTCTGCGTCTGTGATAAATTACTTTTATGCGAAACGGGAAAGTTAATTTTAATGGTCACGAAGCCAAACACACCTAAACATACGTATACTGCATACACctgtttacatattttattatatgtatGTCTGTCTGTATATAAAATACGTCTGCTGGGTGTATGTGAGCCAAGGTATCTATAGAGACTGACAGCCAAATGCTGAGCTTTGTACGAATGCGTAGGGATATCGATTCAGGCGATTCAACATTTATAAAGCAGGGAAACTATGTCAAATGTGTAGGCACAACATAGAGGGTGTACGGGTGTCCGGGTGTCcgggtgggtgtgtgtgtggcatgtGGCTGGCAAAAGTAAGGCGAGTAAAACGGAAGagagcaaataaaaataaataacacagCCGGTTAGTTTTTCGTAATTGGCATGACCGAATTCCAGATGGGGGACAAACAGCCTTTGATTTGCATATAGGTCAGTAACTAATCAGGTCTCTTTTCATTCCCAGATATGAGTACTTCCCGGGCTTCTCCGGCGAGGAGATCTGGAACCCCAACACCAATGTATCCGAGGACTGCCTTTATATAAACGTTTGGGCTCCTGCCAAGGCACGTCTCCGCCATGGGCGTGGTGCCAACGGGGGTGAGGTGAGTATTATTTCCGTATAGAAATAATGAATTtgttaaaagttaaataaaatgttactttataatttggcaaaacatttcaAAGGATATCATTCCTTAAATTCAAACGTTTTCAAGGCTTAACattcatcttttttttggcagcaCTCCAATGGAAAGCAGGGGGACACGGACCACCTGATCCACAATGGAAATCCTCAAAACACAACAAACGGGCTCCCAATTCTTATTTGGATCTATGGAGGAGGTTTTATGACTGGATCCGCCACCCTGGACATCTACAATGCGGATATTATGGCCGCCGTTGGCAATGTGATAGTGGCTTCCTTCCAATACCGCGTAGGCGCCTTTGGGTTCCTGCATCTGGCGCCGGAGATGCCTTCGGAGTTTGCGGAGGAGGCTCCGGGCAATGTGGGTCTCTGGGATCAAGCTCTGGCCATCCGCTGGCTAAAGGACAATGCCCATGCCTTTGGCGGTAATCCCGAATGGATGACTCTGTTTGGCGAGTCGGCGGGTTCCAGTTCTGTCAATGCCCAGCTGATGTCGCCTGTGACTAGGGGCGTGGTCAAGAGGGGTATGATGCAGTCTGGCACCATGAATGCACCCTGGAGTCATATGACATCCGAGAAGGCCGTCGAAATCGGCAAAGCGCTGATCAATGACTGCAATTGCAATGCCTCCATGCTCAAGGTGAGTTTCACGATTATCTTTAAGATGAACAATCATTAATGTACAATACTCTTTCCAGACTAATCCCGCTCATGTCATGAGCTGCATGCGTTCGGTGGACGCCAAGACCATTTCGGTGCAGCAATGGAATTCGTACTCGGGCATCCTCAGCTTCCCGTCGGCGCCGACAATTGACGGAGCCTTCCTGCCGGCGGATCCCATGACGCTGTTGCAAACGGCGGACCTCAAGGACTACGACATCCTGATGGGAAACGTCAGGGATGAGGGTGAGTAGCAGTAGCAGCCTATCGTGGTACTTGGTTTAAGATTCGCACAAATTTCCACCCGCCGGCGACTTTATCAACAGCCGCTGCCTCGCACTTCAGCCATCACTCTATCTTGGCTTTCTTTCTGGGTCGTCCTTGCATCTATTGTTGCATCCTCTGCGACTGACGTCAGCGTTAAACTTTATCCAAAACAAAGTACTACCCATTGCCAATGTTGTTTGCCAAGCTTTCTACCCTCGTCCTAGAAAACTTTCTGCTGCATCTCGCAGCGCTCCATCCATTTCGGATTTTATTACTTTTCTGcaactatatatatttactaGATATGCTTTTGTTGTGGCCTGGCTGGCaaacaaaatgcattttattcTTGTCGTTTTATGGCTACACACAGAAAAAAGtgtgtattttaataaataaatgattagttttttagaAAACGAGGGGTTCTCTTACAAAGCCTATTAATATGTTTACAAGACTCATTATTTtcatgtatatttattttgatttaaatactttaatcaatattttttttcatgtgTGATTATAGTCAGGATCTGCGGCTTAGTCGGGCAGCGTTTCCAGGACCCGTAATGCATTTGGTACTTTTTTGTTGGCTCGAGTGCTTAATTTTTATGGTTTATTGCATGGCACTGAGCTGGGAACTGAGGGTGTCTGTGGTTTGGGCTGTGGCAGCAGTGGTTACAATGTGCTTAGCTTAGTCTCAGTTTACTGTCACCAAACTGCACTTTGCGTAATGTCCTGTGCTGTGTTGGCTTTCGTTGTCGCCTTCCTTTGTCAACTTCGCACACAAATTACGAATTATGCTGGCTTTAAATTTCGGAGTGCGGCAAGTGTCAACGCACCGGAATTCCAGggcaaatacaaaaaaaactgcaGAAAGCCGACAAACTTGCCAGACTCGCCCACGCAAATTGTGGTGAGCCCGgggaaaaaagggaaaaaatacgaaaaaatatACGTAAACCCCACGCACACTCACACAAGCCGGGCCACGGATACGGCGCTCAGCTGTGCGGGACGGcatcataaattatttaaatatattttgctCAGGTGACAGCAGGGGGCGGTGggctgccagttgccagttgcccgGAACCCGCTACCCGTTACACGTTGCTAGTTGCCAGTTTCCAGCAAAAGCGAAAGCAAAAAGCGAGCCCTCCACTTGATGGGCGGAACGGGACGCGTGAGTGCCACACGTGCCGCAGCATTGTCCGTGGAAAGGGGTGTGGGACATGGGGAGTTGTAAAGGCATGCCTCCGGCCAGAGTTGTGGGGCGGCGATGTACGCCGGATTGTTATTAAAGGGGGGGTGTGCTGCAAACTATTAACACTCAAAGTTCAGTTAAAGTTTCgctgtaattattttttattagccCCGGCCAGTGGgcaaaaaatattgaagctATTACAGACTGGGCCAtagtttattatattttacttCCCATAAGTTTCAACTCTATCACATACCATCAGCTTTTATAGTTATTGTTTGGCAGTTGAGATTGGCAAAGTcggaattaaattataattaaaaatcatagTACTCCAATACACTAtagtattttatattatctgaATAGTATATCCCTTTAATTGGTTATTTAACTGAAAATACAGACTGTTTATAGGAGAAACCTTTTTCCGTTCTTTGATAAATTGTACTGTTTGAAAGGCGATGGAAAGTTTTCCCCAAAACGGAAAGACCAAGGGATGCTGTTGTTGATTCGCCCCGAAACTGGCGGAAAATATTATCCTTTCTCGGGCTGCTATTCTTCTTAATTTGGTGCATGGCTCTTTGTGGGCATTTGTGCTGCTGGTTGTTGGCTGCTTTTCCGTGCCAGGCCGTGTAAGTGGCGCACTTGTAACAAATTTTCCGTTTGCGTTTTcctttcttattattttgcgAGCTGCCGCCACCGCAGGATGtcggtgggtgggtggtgttttcctccttttttatttctccCTCTTTCTGgtggttttcttttttgggtTCTTGTGGTGGGTGGGAGGTGTTTGGCTGGTGGTTGTGTTTTTCGTATAACAGATTGAGGAAGATTCTCGGCGCTTTTTgtgctttggctttggcttgcTTTCGATTTtcttgttgcttttgctttctTGCCAGGAGCAGAAAATACACTCGTAAGCCAGCCAGCAGACACGTGTGCTTTTCTGCTCACTTTCACTCGCCGCTCACAGCTGCTGTTTTCCGCTTTCTCTCAGCTCTCGCTCGCTGGCTCGCTTTCTCTCTGCCTTCACGGTTCTCTCTGCTTCCTTGCCCCGCCACCTTTCTCCGGTCCCCTTATCCCTAACGCCGTATCCCTTGCCCTGTTCCTGTCCCTGCCCTAGCCCTGTCCCGGTCCCGTTCTCTGGTCGCCCTCTTCTCTTAGCCAAAAGGTGTGCGTGCGTGCCCGCCAGGCAACCGCCACCATTTCCATGGGTAGAAGCACCGTTACTCAGCtgagtgtctgtgtgtgtgcgtgtgcttGTGTGCTGGTGTACTGGTGTGTTTGTGAGTTCAAGGTCATCTAGCATTTGCAACAATACGAATACAAATTCAAATACATTACGATGAGCCGCGCACATAAAAAGCATccttttctgtttgtttttgacAAATTCGGTTTCCCTGCgtcccaacaaaaaagtatacatGTGTCCTTAAATGTTTGTTGGTTTGTAAGCGTATGCTCACTTAATATTtattctaaataaaatatttgcctAGTTAAAACCATTGCATTTGGTTGCTAAACTAGGAATGGTGGTGCActtaaaatttcaaacaggCAAGTATTTTGGTTGATTTTCCTAAAAGCTGGGTAAACTATAAATTGATATTCAATTTAATAagaattaaagttttaaaagttAAGAGAAAACTGAAGTACGAAGAAACTTaatcaaaaattttctttGGCTTCGGAATGACTGGCAAGTGCAGCAGAAAAGTATGCAATAAATCTCAGCGGCTGGAAGGCGCCAACTTTTCGGTGCttaaataattcatttttgGTGGCAGTTCCTCTCGAGGTTGCATGCCccattctctctctctctctctgtatgtgtgtgtttgtgtatatTTCTGCCAGcttgtgtatgtgtgtaagACAGCTTGTTTGCTCGTTAATTGCTTCGCGTTTCGAGACGTCCAACTTATATAGCCAGGCTATGTAGACGTGAATTTTCCCTCCAGCCAGGCCCACGTTCCGTCGATTCGGCTGAATAGGAtgtggctgttgttgttgctgttgctaacTCAATTATACACTCATTAAAACCGTATTTACATTTCTCTTAcaagtgtatgtgtgtgtatgaaaGCGTGTTTGTATGCAAGAGTGTGAGTTTTCCGCAAAAAATCAAGGAAATTTGTGGCCACAGAGGGAGTGTGTTTTtggcaatttaattaaaagcataTTCCTGATTCACAGCACTAGTTGAGAAGCGGAAATTAATTCAATCTTAAAGCTGTGAATTTATTGTGCATGTATCTACAAAAGTTTAGTGTCATATAGGGATTCAGTTTCATAAAAATTCTTTTCATAAAATTGAAGAGTAGAAACCCGTCCTGTTAAAGCCTTAAGGTAAACATATTTTAACAGAGTACAAATGCCCTCCCTCCCCCATCTGGGAAATACACATCGACTTTAGTAAACGACAGTTTCCGGCAGCCTTTTCAAGATTGTTTGCAATTCAAGTCAGAGCTCCTCGTGCATGGCTTTGCATAAGGTTTTGACCTTAATGGAATCGAAGCAAACATAAACACAGTGGGCCAGCAAGATAAATTGGGAATGGGTTGCACGTGCCCTCAACTGGCACAAGCACCAACACACACTTTCTTCAATGTCCTGTTGTTGCTTCTGCTGTAAATGTTGCCGTTGTCGtagatgttgctgttgtgttTTGTGGATGTGTTGCTGCTGTCGTCGCTCATAGGCAGCAATTATGGTTCGTTAGTGTGGCCCGTATTTGAAGTGTGCGACAAAGACAAAAGCCCGAGAACAACAACTGGGCCAACAACAAGTGccataaaaattaagttaataAAAGGCAACGACGAGCCTCTTTGTTCTCCCGTCCTGCTTGTTTTAGGTCGTTTTAGTACCCAGTTTTGCAGGGGTTATTGGTTTTCGTGAAGGTATTTGATAAAATACAATTATcgcaaatttaaaatttaaaattcttgttaattttaatcaaatattAAGAGTAAACATCGTTGCTTTAACTTGATTAGGCATTAAAATCTGCTTACTTTCGCAGGTATCTCCAAGTCGATTGGCCACAAGCCTCCTCCTTTGGGTGACTGATGTTGTTGGGTACAgaaacattttgtttattCTATTTTGTCACTCTTTCACTTACTTCTCCACTTCTACAGCAACGCTTATGattgctgttgccgttgtcGTGTTGTCGGGTCGTCGGTGTTGCTGTGTGGTGGCTGCCGTTGTTACTTTTGTGGTGTTGGTATTGCTGCTGGGTCGTGGGGTTAATGTTGTGCGCGGTGTCCTTGGCACGGCCGACTATTGTGAGTCGGCATCTTGGAGCGCCGCCTGTAGTGGTAATTGTTTTCTCGGATTGGCCAAAAGCCCTCATAGTCCATCGTATTGTTTTGACGTGACCTCGCGcgaactaaaataaaaagaaaatacccATTTTGAAAACAACTCTTCTctatttttcaggcacttacTTCTTGCTGTACGATTTCATCGATTACTTCGATAAGGACGACGCCACGGCCCTGCCGCGGGATAAATACCTTGAAATAATGAACAACATTTTTGGCAAGGCAACGCAGGCGGAACGCGAGGCCATCATATTTCAGGTAAGTTTTTTCGCCATCAACCCCCTATAGGAATGGAAAAAACCAC
The Drosophila bipectinata strain 14024-0381.07 chromosome 3R, DbipHiC1v2, whole genome shotgun sequence DNA segment above includes these coding regions:
- the Ace gene encoding acetylcholinesterase; translation: MASVRQNSQLYRPIPIPLHLQLPLVLVLSLHLSGVCGVIDRLVVQTSSGPVRGRSVTVQGREVHVYTGIPYAKPPVEDLRFRKPVPAEPWHGVLDATRLSATCVQERYEYFPGFSGEEIWNPNTNVSEDCLYINVWAPAKARLRHGRGANGGEHSNGKQGDTDHLIHNGNPQNTTNGLPILIWIYGGGFMTGSATLDIYNADIMAAVGNVIVASFQYRVGAFGFLHLAPEMPSEFAEEAPGNVGLWDQALAIRWLKDNAHAFGGNPEWMTLFGESAGSSSVNAQLMSPVTRGVVKRGMMQSGTMNAPWSHMTSEKAVEIGKALINDCNCNASMLKTNPAHVMSCMRSVDAKTISVQQWNSYSGILSFPSAPTIDGAFLPADPMTLLQTADLKDYDILMGNVRDEGTYFLLYDFIDYFDKDDATALPRDKYLEIMNNIFGKATQAEREAIIFQYTSWEGNPGYQNQQQIGRAVGDHFFTCPTNEYAQALAERGASVHYYYFTHRTSTSLWGEWMGVLHGDEIEYFFGQPLNNSLQYRPVERELGKRMLSSVIEFAKTGNPAQDGEEWPNFSKEDPVYYIFSTDDKIEKLARGPLAARCSFWNDYLPKVRSWAGTGCDGNSGSASTTPRLPILGIAILLYICAALQTKGVF